A window from Litorilinea aerophila encodes these proteins:
- the mraY gene encoding phospho-N-acetylmuramoyl-pentapeptide-transferase, whose protein sequence is MAYALTLGTVSFFIAVMWGKPLITLLKRWGIGKQIRVELPGGHQVKTGTPTMGGILIVVPVLLITGVLNVANLWGMNLIGQSTLLLFFCLGSHALLGAVDDWQGVKGLRARGEGMSARMKSTFQLIFATIIALVLYFGPPHWDYVGVPGLRGPYEGGFFRIGPLIIPITIFIIVATSNAVNITDGLDSLAGSISSIGFASYGIIAYLQNQVYLMAFCFTVVGALLAFLWYNAHPAQMFMGDTGSLALGATLGLVAVMTGQWLLLPVVGSVFVAETLSSTLQVTYYKWTKRRYGEGRRIFKMAPLHHHFELLGWSETQIKERFWLISVLSGMLGVALALI, encoded by the coding sequence ATGGCATATGCGCTCACCCTGGGTACCGTCAGTTTCTTTATCGCGGTGATGTGGGGCAAGCCCCTCATCACATTGCTCAAGCGATGGGGGATCGGCAAACAGATTCGGGTGGAATTGCCGGGTGGACACCAGGTGAAAACCGGTACGCCGACCATGGGCGGGATCCTGATCGTGGTGCCGGTCCTGCTCATCACCGGCGTGTTGAACGTGGCGAACCTCTGGGGCATGAATCTGATCGGGCAGAGTACCCTGCTCCTCTTTTTCTGCCTGGGCTCCCACGCCCTGTTGGGGGCGGTGGACGACTGGCAGGGGGTGAAGGGCCTGCGGGCCCGGGGAGAGGGCATGAGTGCCCGCATGAAGAGCACCTTTCAGCTCATTTTTGCCACCATCATCGCCCTGGTGCTCTACTTCGGGCCGCCCCACTGGGACTACGTGGGGGTGCCGGGCCTGCGGGGGCCATATGAGGGCGGCTTCTTCCGCATCGGCCCGCTGATCATCCCCATCACGATTTTCATCATCGTGGCCACCAGCAACGCGGTCAACATCACCGACGGGCTGGACAGCCTGGCAGGGAGCATCAGCAGCATCGGCTTCGCCAGCTATGGCATCATCGCCTACCTGCAGAACCAGGTCTACCTGATGGCCTTTTGCTTCACCGTGGTGGGCGCGCTGCTGGCCTTCCTCTGGTACAACGCCCATCCGGCCCAGATGTTCATGGGCGATACGGGGAGCCTGGCCCTGGGCGCTACCCTGGGGCTGGTGGCCGTGATGACGGGTCAGTGGCTCCTGCTGCCGGTGGTGGGTTCGGTCTTTGTGGCCGAAACCTTGAGCAGCACCCTTCAGGTGACCTATTACAAGTGGACCAAGCGCCGTTACGGGGAGGGCCGTCGCATTTTCAAGATGGCGCCCCTGCACCACCACTTCGAGCTGCTGGGGTGGAGCGAAACCCAGATCAAGGAGCGCTTCTGGCTGATTAGCGTGTTGAGCGGCATGTTGGGCGTCGCCCTGGCGCTGATCTGA
- a CDS encoding UDP-N-acetylglucosamine--N-acetylmuramyl-(pentapeptide) pyrophosphoryl-undecaprenol N-acetylglucosamine transferase, whose product MRVLISGGGTGGHVYPALAVAARLRRPDAGAEAAEPHTLLWIGSTHGMERQLVERAGVAYRGIDTGQLRVNNPLTAVVNAGKMVRGLGQSLAAVDHFRPHVCFVTGGYVCAPVVLACRLRRVPVLIYLPDMVPGWAIRWLSRLAQRVAVTFPAAAAAFGGEVPQGKAVVTGYPVRAELVQAARDRQAARQTLARLLSWPELAQEDGLPLLLIWGGSLGARSINQATWQGVAELLPHARVLHIVGQRDWPLYQEWARDQWPPTHLSPEWTSRYRAVPYLHEEMAYALAAADLSVARAGASTLGEFPVARLPSVLVPLPIAGVNQARNAQELVRHGAAVMLEDGHLTDRLVPTLLALLADPQRRQAMAEALARLARPDAACAIARELGALGRAGT is encoded by the coding sequence ATGCGCGTTTTGATTTCGGGTGGCGGAACCGGCGGACACGTCTATCCCGCCCTGGCCGTGGCCGCACGGCTGCGTCGACCCGACGCCGGGGCAGAAGCCGCTGAGCCCCACACCCTGCTCTGGATCGGCAGCACCCACGGCATGGAGCGGCAGCTGGTGGAGCGGGCAGGGGTGGCCTACCGGGGCATCGACACGGGGCAACTGCGGGTGAACAACCCGTTGACGGCGGTGGTGAATGCTGGCAAAATGGTGCGAGGCCTGGGCCAAAGCCTGGCCGCCGTCGACCACTTTCGCCCCCACGTCTGTTTTGTAACCGGCGGCTACGTGTGTGCCCCGGTGGTGCTGGCCTGTCGCCTGCGGCGTGTGCCCGTGCTCATCTACCTCCCGGACATGGTCCCGGGCTGGGCCATCCGCTGGCTCAGCCGCCTGGCCCAGCGGGTGGCAGTCACCTTCCCGGCGGCGGCCGCCGCTTTCGGGGGGGAGGTGCCCCAGGGCAAGGCCGTGGTAACCGGCTACCCGGTCCGGGCGGAGCTGGTCCAGGCTGCCCGGGATCGGCAGGCCGCCCGCCAGACCCTGGCCCGGCTCTTGTCCTGGCCGGAGCTGGCCCAGGAGGATGGCCTGCCCTTGCTGCTCATCTGGGGCGGCAGCCTGGGGGCCCGCTCCATCAACCAGGCCACCTGGCAAGGCGTGGCGGAATTGCTCCCCCACGCCCGGGTGTTGCACATTGTGGGGCAGCGGGATTGGCCCCTGTATCAGGAATGGGCTCGAGACCAGTGGCCTCCAACCCACCTTTCCCCCGAGTGGACGAGTCGCTACCGGGCCGTCCCCTACCTGCACGAGGAGATGGCCTACGCCCTGGCCGCTGCGGATCTGAGCGTGGCTCGGGCCGGGGCCAGCACCCTGGGCGAATTTCCGGTGGCCCGGCTGCCCTCGGTGCTGGTGCCCCTGCCCATCGCCGGGGTGAACCAGGCCCGCAACGCCCAGGAACTGGTCCGCCATGGCGCGGCGGTCATGCTGGAGGATGGCCATCTGACGGACCGGCTGGTGCCCACCCTGCTGGCGCTGCTGGCGGACCCTCAACGCCGCCAGGCCATGGCCGAGGCGCTGGCCCGCCTGGCCCGCCCCGACGCCGCCTGCGCCATCGCCCGGGAGCTGGGCGCCCTGGGGCGGGCGGGTACATGA
- a CDS encoding FtsW/RodA/SpoVE family cell cycle protein, translating to MATTAASRNRNAPGSYDWGLLAIVVTLLMLGLVMVFSASFAQGVYGLGDPYYFVLRQCIWVAIGVVAMVVAARLPYTLWERWSIGLMGITLVMLLAVIALGSEKYGSTRTFFGGSVQPSEPAKIVIIIYISTWLASKGTKIRDVRVGLLPFSVLMGAVTVLLVAQPDISTAILIVATASIMFFIAGAEMKQLLVVGLGGTATFWLVIHYSSYARGRVERYLDSIWDPLHSSEWQVWQGVQTLLRGGLFGTGVGNGMAKMPGFLPLSWSDNIFAVIGEELGLLGTLLVILLFTLLAYRGLRTALRAPDNFGMLLATGITAMLTLQALLNMAVIVAVAPPTGVTLPFISYGGSSLVTVLGSIGILLSISRANRGNAGRTSELGRQAYARFDFGWRNRRTRLSRPGRGRTAASTRRRGRSR from the coding sequence ATGGCAACCACTGCGGCATCCCGCAACCGAAATGCCCCAGGCAGCTACGATTGGGGGCTTCTGGCCATCGTGGTGACCCTGCTCATGCTGGGGCTGGTGATGGTCTTCAGCGCCAGCTTCGCCCAGGGGGTCTATGGCCTGGGCGATCCCTACTACTTTGTCCTGCGCCAGTGCATCTGGGTGGCCATTGGCGTGGTGGCCATGGTGGTTGCCGCTCGCCTGCCGTACACCCTCTGGGAGCGCTGGAGCATCGGCCTGATGGGCATCACCCTGGTCATGTTGCTGGCGGTCATCGCCCTGGGCTCTGAGAAGTACGGCTCCACCCGGACCTTTTTCGGCGGCAGCGTCCAGCCCAGCGAGCCGGCCAAGATCGTCATCATCATCTACATCAGCACCTGGCTGGCCAGCAAAGGCACCAAGATCCGGGACGTGCGGGTGGGCCTGTTGCCCTTCAGCGTCCTCATGGGCGCGGTGACCGTGCTCCTGGTGGCCCAGCCGGACATCAGCACCGCCATCCTGATCGTGGCCACCGCGTCCATCATGTTCTTCATCGCCGGCGCCGAGATGAAGCAGCTCCTGGTGGTGGGCCTGGGGGGGACGGCCACCTTCTGGCTGGTGATCCACTACAGCAGCTATGCCCGGGGCCGGGTGGAGCGCTATCTGGATTCCATCTGGGATCCCCTGCACAGCAGCGAGTGGCAGGTCTGGCAGGGCGTCCAGACGTTGCTGCGGGGAGGATTGTTCGGCACCGGTGTGGGCAACGGCATGGCCAAGATGCCCGGCTTTTTGCCCCTGAGCTGGAGTGACAACATCTTCGCCGTCATCGGCGAGGAGCTGGGGCTGTTGGGGACGCTGCTGGTGATTCTGCTGTTCACCCTGCTGGCCTACCGGGGGCTGCGCACTGCCCTGCGGGCGCCGGACAACTTCGGCATGCTCCTGGCCACGGGGATCACGGCCATGCTCACCCTGCAGGCGCTGTTGAACATGGCCGTCATCGTGGCCGTGGCGCCGCCCACCGGGGTGACCCTCCCCTTCATCAGCTACGGGGGGAGCTCCCTGGTGACGGTCCTGGGGAGCATCGGGATCTTGTTGAGCATCAGCCGGGCCAACCGGGGCAACGCCGGCAGAACATCGGAACTGGGAAGGCAGGCCTATGCGCGTTTTGATTTCGGGTGGCGGAACCGGCGGACACGTCTATCCCGCCCTGGCCGTGGCCGCACGGCTGCGTCGACCCGACGCCGGGGCAGAAGCCGCTGA
- the murC gene encoding UDP-N-acetylmuramate--L-alanine ligase, whose translation MSSNWQERLKAHDSTLRIHLLGIGGAGLSAIARVLLEMGVQVSGSDRQVGPVTEQLAAAGARIFQGQAADNLLALAPAERPHVVLMSSAVGPDNPERQAAISLGIPVVRRNEFLPALLAGRQVIAVAGTHGKSTTTAMIVKVLRDAGIEAGYIVGAHLPGYGNASAGRSPYFVIEADEYDRMFLGLRPTVAVVTNVEWDHPDCYPTPTSFREAFSQFVDTVDPDGLVVSCRDDPGAEQIRARHQAPAPRWITYGLHARADLRAVRPTPTPGQGYTADLQWWHAPTGPLTLGVPGLHNVRNALAALAVSCWCDVPSAQALESLRTYRGTARRFEIKGEAQGVLVVDDYAHHPTEIQATLAAARARYPERQIRAVFQPHTFSRTRHMLYRMGESFQAADEVIVTDIYAAREQDDGSVTAGELVAASPHPNIHHIPTLTQVAEYLAQAVRPGDLVITLGAGDSYRVGELLLERLQAVATAPTEAS comes from the coding sequence ATGTCAAGTAACTGGCAGGAACGACTGAAGGCGCACGATTCAACATTGCGGATACACCTCCTGGGCATTGGCGGCGCGGGCCTCAGCGCCATCGCCCGGGTTCTGCTGGAGATGGGCGTGCAGGTCTCCGGCAGCGACCGACAGGTCGGCCCGGTGACGGAACAGCTCGCCGCCGCGGGGGCGCGCATCTTCCAGGGCCAGGCGGCGGACAACCTGCTGGCCCTGGCGCCGGCGGAACGGCCCCACGTGGTGCTCATGAGCAGTGCCGTGGGGCCGGACAACCCGGAACGGCAGGCCGCCATCTCCCTGGGCATTCCCGTGGTGCGCCGCAACGAATTTCTACCTGCGCTCCTGGCCGGCCGTCAGGTCATCGCCGTGGCGGGTACCCACGGCAAGAGCACCACCACGGCCATGATCGTCAAGGTCCTGCGGGATGCAGGCATCGAGGCCGGCTACATCGTGGGGGCCCACCTGCCAGGCTACGGCAACGCCAGCGCCGGACGCAGCCCGTACTTTGTCATCGAAGCCGATGAGTACGACCGTATGTTCCTGGGCCTGCGCCCCACCGTCGCCGTGGTCACCAACGTGGAGTGGGATCATCCGGACTGCTATCCCACGCCCACCAGCTTCCGGGAAGCCTTCAGCCAGTTCGTGGACACCGTTGACCCGGACGGGCTGGTGGTCTCCTGCCGGGATGACCCGGGCGCCGAGCAGATCCGGGCCCGACACCAGGCGCCCGCGCCCCGCTGGATCACCTACGGGCTCCACGCCCGGGCCGACCTGCGTGCGGTCCGGCCCACGCCCACGCCGGGCCAGGGGTACACGGCCGACCTGCAGTGGTGGCATGCGCCCACCGGTCCCCTGACCCTGGGCGTGCCCGGCCTGCACAACGTGCGCAACGCCCTGGCCGCGCTGGCCGTAAGCTGCTGGTGCGATGTCCCTTCGGCCCAGGCGCTGGAGAGCCTGCGCACCTACCGGGGCACGGCCCGGCGCTTTGAGATCAAGGGGGAAGCCCAGGGCGTGCTGGTGGTGGACGACTATGCCCACCACCCCACCGAGATCCAGGCCACCCTGGCCGCAGCCCGGGCCCGCTACCCGGAACGGCAGATCCGGGCGGTCTTTCAGCCCCACACCTTCAGCCGCACCCGGCATATGCTCTACCGCATGGGGGAAAGCTTCCAGGCGGCCGACGAAGTCATCGTCACCGACATCTACGCGGCCCGGGAGCAGGACGACGGCAGCGTCACCGCGGGCGAGCTGGTGGCAGCCAGTCCCCACCCCAACATCCACCACATTCCCACGCTGACCCAGGTGGCCGAGTACCTGGCCCAGGCTGTCCGGCCCGGCGACCTGGTGATCACCCTGGGAGCCGGGGACAGCTACCGGGTGGGGGAACTCTTGCTGGAGCGGCTGCAGGCCGTGGCCACCGCACCTACGGAGGCATCATGA
- the murD gene encoding UDP-N-acetylmuramoyl-L-alanine--D-glutamate ligase has translation MSRVKTEGTLKNELRFANRSILILGLARQGLALARFFVAQGARVTISDAAPAEKLQAELAALGDLPVQLALGGHPLHLLDGCDLLCLSGGVPPQIPLVQEAVARGIRLSNDSLLTLQLAHSRGLGPLVAITGSSGKTTTTTLVGEMLAATGRTVHVGGNIGTPLIDRLDAIQPGEPVVLELSSFQLELFDPAVAFGPCQACGPHVAAILNVTPNHLDRHPNMASYASAKFNLLRRLPQGATAVLSSDDAVTAALLPTESRHAGPIPSAWRLGNLVQELQESLAGRGIRLVPFSRQAPLAQGAWLAGDLLLLEGQPICRRDEVRLRGDHNIANLLAAAAISAAAGASVDAIAAVARRFTGVPHRLEVVAEADGVTWINDSIATSPERAIAGLRSFDSQQQTLILLAGGKDKNLSWDTFAQEIVERVRFLIGFGEAGPMIVDLVQERARYSDHPAPACAVVQRLDEAVELAARTAGPGTVVLLSPGGTSFDAYKNFEARGEHFRHLVHRQLAARSMSGMKSVG, from the coding sequence ATGTCACGTGTAAAGACAGAGGGGACGTTGAAGAACGAACTGCGCTTTGCCAACCGTTCCATCCTCATCCTGGGATTGGCCCGGCAGGGGCTGGCCCTGGCCCGCTTCTTCGTGGCCCAGGGCGCCCGGGTCACCATCAGCGATGCCGCGCCGGCCGAAAAGCTCCAGGCCGAGCTGGCCGCGCTGGGGGATCTGCCGGTGCAGCTTGCCCTGGGAGGGCACCCCCTGCACCTGCTGGACGGCTGCGATCTGCTCTGCCTGAGTGGCGGCGTTCCGCCCCAGATCCCCCTGGTCCAGGAGGCCGTGGCCCGAGGGATCCGCCTGAGCAACGACAGCCTGCTGACCCTCCAGCTGGCCCACAGCCGGGGGCTGGGCCCCCTGGTGGCCATCACCGGCAGCAGCGGGAAGACCACCACCACCACCCTGGTGGGGGAAATGCTGGCCGCCACCGGCCGGACGGTCCACGTGGGCGGCAACATCGGCACGCCCCTCATCGACCGGCTGGACGCCATCCAGCCGGGTGAGCCGGTGGTCCTGGAGCTGAGCAGCTTTCAGCTGGAGCTCTTTGACCCGGCTGTGGCCTTTGGACCGTGCCAGGCGTGTGGCCCCCACGTGGCGGCCATCCTGAACGTGACGCCCAACCACCTGGATCGCCACCCCAACATGGCGTCCTACGCCAGCGCCAAGTTCAACCTGTTGCGCCGCCTCCCCCAGGGTGCCACGGCCGTGCTCAGCAGCGACGATGCCGTGACCGCCGCCCTCTTGCCGACGGAGAGCCGCCACGCCGGTCCGATCCCCTCGGCCTGGCGGCTGGGGAACCTGGTGCAGGAGCTGCAAGAGAGCCTGGCCGGGCGTGGGATCCGGCTGGTCCCCTTCAGTCGGCAGGCGCCCCTGGCCCAGGGGGCCTGGCTGGCGGGGGATCTTCTGCTCCTGGAGGGGCAACCCATCTGCCGGCGGGACGAAGTGCGCCTGCGGGGGGACCACAACATCGCCAACCTCCTGGCGGCCGCGGCCATCAGTGCCGCCGCCGGTGCCTCCGTGGACGCCATCGCCGCCGTGGCCCGCCGCTTCACAGGCGTGCCCCACCGGTTAGAGGTGGTCGCCGAGGCGGACGGGGTGACCTGGATCAACGACAGCATCGCCACCTCGCCGGAGCGGGCCATCGCCGGACTGCGCAGCTTCGACAGCCAGCAGCAGACCCTCATTCTGCTGGCCGGCGGCAAGGACAAGAACCTCTCCTGGGATACCTTTGCCCAGGAGATCGTGGAGCGGGTTCGCTTTTTGATCGGTTTCGGCGAGGCCGGCCCCATGATCGTGGACCTGGTGCAGGAGCGGGCCCGCTACAGCGACCACCCGGCGCCCGCCTGCGCGGTGGTGCAGCGGCTGGACGAGGCGGTGGAGCTGGCCGCCCGCACCGCCGGGCCCGGCACGGTGGTGCTCCTTTCGCCGGGCGGCACCAGCTTTGACGCTTACAAGAACTTCGAGGCCCGGGGGGAACATTTCCGCCATCTGGTGCACAGGCAGCTGGCGGCCCGTTCCATGTCTGGTATGAAATCCGTGGGATAG
- a CDS encoding CvpA family protein, whose protein sequence is MGPIEVIFFTIGLIVALIGVTRGYAKELGSTVLILVGIVVLDFLEDRIDNVLAAAGAQLLGSDNPEGVRFFQFLVLSLLFIAIVYAGYSGRTLEFSGRPAPPPQGTLLSILVGLFNGYLIAGMLWYFLHKYDYPVQALGWMTSTELSPTAQTLVNYLPLTLFSAPYWMALLGLLLILRVRG, encoded by the coding sequence ATGGGGCCCATCGAAGTCATCTTTTTCACCATCGGCCTGATCGTTGCCCTGATCGGCGTCACCCGCGGGTATGCCAAAGAGCTGGGCAGCACGGTACTCATCCTGGTGGGCATCGTGGTGCTGGACTTTCTGGAAGATCGCATTGACAATGTGCTGGCTGCGGCCGGGGCACAGCTCCTGGGCAGCGACAACCCGGAAGGGGTGCGCTTTTTTCAGTTCCTGGTGCTCTCCTTGCTCTTCATCGCCATCGTCTACGCCGGCTACTCGGGCAGGACCCTGGAGTTTTCCGGCCGGCCAGCGCCACCGCCCCAGGGTACGCTGCTCAGCATTCTGGTGGGGCTCTTTAACGGCTACCTGATCGCCGGCATGCTCTGGTACTTTCTGCACAAATACGACTACCCGGTGCAGGCCCTGGGCTGGATGACCAGCACGGAACTGAGCCCAACGGCCCAGACGTTGGTCAACTACCTGCCCCTGACCCTCTTCAGCGCCCCCTACTGGATGGCGTTGTTGGGCCTGCTGTTGATTTTGCGAGTCCGGGGCTGA
- the murB gene encoding UDP-N-acetylmuramate dehydrogenase — MNPEVVDRLSVAAIEDFSVPERLGIPVRRHVSLAPLTTIKVGGPADYFATVQTVDQLLKLVRWARSVGLPYFILGGGSNILISDAGIRGLVIENRCRQVRVDPAPCCAFPRDDRPYLFAESGAAMAGVARQSIRAGLTGLEWAVSIPGTVGGAVVGNAGAHGGEVKDCLDYALVLDEHDEVREYTVADFAYAYRDSTLKRQKLLQAGFKPVVLSANFRLPYGEPEVGRALAEGYLAHRRRTQPVEPSLGSTFVNPPGDFAGRLIEAAGLKGARVGGAQVSELHANFIINPGGVGSATARDVLALMELIQTTVHRRLGVELVPEVQLVGEWT, encoded by the coding sequence ATGAACCCAGAAGTCGTCGACCGCCTGAGCGTGGCCGCCATCGAAGATTTTTCCGTGCCAGAACGGTTGGGGATCCCGGTGCGCCGCCACGTCAGCCTGGCGCCCCTGACCACCATCAAGGTGGGCGGCCCCGCCGATTATTTCGCCACCGTCCAAACGGTGGACCAGTTGCTGAAGCTGGTGCGTTGGGCCCGCTCGGTGGGCCTGCCCTACTTCATCCTGGGCGGCGGCAGCAACATCCTGATCAGTGATGCCGGTATCCGGGGGCTGGTCATCGAAAATCGTTGCCGCCAGGTGCGGGTGGATCCCGCACCCTGTTGCGCCTTTCCCCGGGACGACCGCCCCTACCTTTTCGCCGAGAGCGGCGCAGCCATGGCCGGGGTGGCCCGGCAGAGCATCCGCGCCGGCCTCACCGGGCTGGAGTGGGCGGTGAGCATCCCCGGCACAGTCGGCGGCGCGGTGGTGGGCAACGCCGGTGCCCACGGCGGCGAGGTGAAGGACTGCCTGGACTATGCCCTGGTGCTGGACGAGCACGACGAGGTGCGGGAGTACACGGTGGCCGACTTTGCCTACGCCTACCGGGACAGCACGTTGAAGCGGCAGAAGCTGTTGCAGGCCGGCTTCAAGCCGGTGGTGCTGAGCGCCAATTTCCGCCTGCCCTACGGGGAGCCAGAGGTGGGGCGGGCCCTGGCCGAGGGCTACCTGGCCCATCGCCGACGCACCCAGCCGGTAGAGCCCAGCCTGGGCAGTACCTTTGTGAACCCGCCGGGCGACTTTGCCGGCAGGCTGATTGAAGCCGCCGGGCTGAAGGGGGCACGGGTGGGCGGCGCCCAGGTGAGTGAGCTTCACGCCAACTTCATCATCAACCCGGGCGGCGTGGGCAGCGCCACGGCCCGGGACGTGCTGGCCTTGATGGAGCTGATCCAGACCACCGTCCACAGGCGACTGGGCGTGGAGCTGGTGCCCGAGGTTCAGCTGGTGGGGGAATGGACATGA
- a CDS encoding UDP-N-acetylmuramoyl-tripeptide--D-alanyl-D-alanine ligase, with translation MTATRITLHTLWQALTGDLPPLALAPVPIPRASLDSRAVEPGDLFIALQGQKTDGHAYIQDALAAGARAIICQPHGQAQAEAQGARVVDCTRPGAFADAAAAADLGRAPLAFVVTDSVVALQKVGGFQRMHRCHGDLRVIGITGSVGKTTTKELTAAVLRQRYNTFHTPGNLNSEQGLPLALLNLGPQHERAVVEMGMYALGEIHTLCTLARPLIGVITNVGPTHLSRLGTMERIAQAKSELVQALPSAEEGGVAILNWDDERVRAMADLTRARIFRYGLTPEADLWADEIESAGLEGIRFRFHYRPPDSQRPESLHVRVPLLGRHSVHTALRAAAVGLVEGLSWEEIVAGMQSLSGQLRLVVVPGINGCTVIDDTYNASPASTVAALNLLADLQPSGSGRRMAVLGDMLELGQYTEEGHKLVGRRAAAVVDVLVTVGELGKAIGAEAREVGFPEDRLHITGDAQEAIELLRQLVQADDLVLVKGSRAVGMDTIVAEMSLA, from the coding sequence GTGACGGCAACCAGAATCACCCTCCATACCCTCTGGCAGGCCCTGACCGGCGACCTGCCACCCCTGGCATTGGCGCCGGTGCCCATTCCCCGGGCATCCCTGGACAGCCGGGCCGTGGAGCCGGGGGATCTCTTTATTGCCTTGCAGGGCCAGAAGACTGATGGCCACGCCTACATCCAGGATGCCCTGGCGGCCGGCGCCCGGGCGATCATCTGCCAGCCCCACGGCCAGGCCCAGGCAGAAGCCCAGGGCGCCAGGGTGGTGGATTGTACCCGCCCCGGGGCATTTGCCGACGCGGCCGCAGCCGCGGATCTGGGCAGGGCGCCCCTGGCCTTTGTGGTGACGGACAGCGTGGTCGCGCTGCAGAAGGTGGGTGGCTTCCAGCGGATGCACCGCTGCCATGGAGATCTACGGGTGATTGGCATCACCGGCAGCGTGGGCAAGACCACCACCAAGGAACTGACGGCCGCGGTCTTGCGCCAGCGCTACAACACCTTCCACACCCCCGGCAACCTGAACAGCGAACAGGGGCTTCCCCTGGCGCTGCTCAACCTGGGGCCCCAACACGAGCGGGCCGTGGTGGAGATGGGCATGTACGCCCTGGGGGAGATCCACACCCTGTGTACCCTGGCTCGCCCCCTCATCGGCGTCATCACCAACGTGGGGCCCACCCACCTGAGCCGCCTGGGCACCATGGAGCGCATTGCCCAGGCCAAGTCGGAGCTGGTGCAGGCACTCCCGTCCGCGGAGGAGGGCGGCGTGGCCATCCTGAACTGGGACGATGAACGGGTGCGGGCCATGGCCGACCTGACCCGGGCCCGCATTTTCCGCTACGGGCTCACTCCCGAGGCGGATCTCTGGGCCGATGAGATCGAAAGCGCGGGGCTGGAGGGGATCCGCTTCCGCTTCCACTACCGCCCGCCGGACAGCCAACGCCCTGAGTCCCTCCACGTGCGGGTGCCGCTGCTGGGGCGTCATAGCGTCCACACGGCCCTGCGGGCTGCCGCCGTGGGCCTGGTGGAAGGCCTGAGCTGGGAGGAGATCGTGGCCGGCATGCAGAGCCTCTCCGGCCAGCTCCGCCTGGTGGTGGTGCCCGGGATCAACGGCTGCACCGTCATCGACGACACCTACAACGCCAGCCCGGCCAGCACCGTGGCCGCCCTGAACCTGCTGGCCGATCTCCAGCCCAGCGGCAGTGGACGCCGGATGGCCGTCCTGGGCGACATGTTGGAGCTGGGGCAGTACACGGAGGAGGGGCACAAGCTGGTGGGTCGCCGCGCCGCCGCCGTGGTGGACGTCCTGGTGACGGTGGGGGAGCTGGGGAAAGCCATTGGCGCCGAGGCCCGCGAGGTGGGCTTCCCCGAAGATCGCCTCCACATCACCGGGGACGCCCAGGAAGCCATCGAGCTGCTGCGGCAACTCGTCCAGGCCGATGACCTGGTCCTGGTGAAGGGAAGTCGGGCTGTGGGCATGGATACCATCGTGGCAGAAATGAGCCTGGCGTAG